A single window of Brevundimonas naejangsanensis DNA harbors:
- the prmC gene encoding peptide chain release factor N(5)-glutamine methyltransferase translates to MPDQNTRPTLLTAWKGAQARLKAAGIDSPSIDARLLLEAATGAGRVDILTDPYRALSEEQTRALDAMVDRRLRREPVSRILGRKGFWKIMLNVTPDVLSPRPDTETVVDVIVRAFPPHSTFEMADLGTGSGAILLAALAERRGARGVGTDISTEAIAVARENAANLDLNNRCTFMRTDWAAGFADASFDLVVSNPPYIPTGDIAGLDPEVREHDPHLALDGGPDGLQPYRDLAPEIARILRPEGVFAVEIGWDQGEAVKALFEAAGFTDVKVVKDLADRDRVVTNGPDPRVGPIPEIEAPLQ, encoded by the coding sequence ATGCCCGATCAGAACACCCGACCGACCCTGCTGACCGCCTGGAAAGGCGCGCAGGCCCGCCTGAAGGCCGCCGGCATCGACAGCCCCTCCATCGACGCCCGCCTGCTGCTTGAGGCGGCGACCGGGGCGGGGCGCGTCGACATCCTGACCGATCCCTATCGCGCTCTCAGCGAAGAGCAAACCCGCGCGCTGGACGCCATGGTCGATCGTCGCCTGCGCCGCGAGCCGGTGTCGCGCATCCTGGGCCGCAAGGGCTTCTGGAAGATCATGCTGAACGTCACCCCCGACGTGCTGAGCCCGCGCCCGGACACCGAGACGGTGGTGGACGTCATCGTGCGCGCCTTTCCGCCGCACTCGACCTTCGAGATGGCTGATCTGGGCACCGGGTCGGGCGCCATCCTGCTGGCGGCCCTTGCCGAGCGGCGCGGCGCGCGCGGCGTCGGCACCGACATCTCGACCGAGGCCATCGCCGTGGCGCGCGAGAACGCGGCCAATCTGGACCTGAACAACCGCTGCACCTTCATGCGAACGGACTGGGCGGCGGGTTTCGCCGACGCCAGCTTCGATCTGGTGGTGTCCAACCCGCCCTATATTCCGACCGGCGACATCGCCGGCCTGGACCCCGAGGTGCGCGAGCACGACCCTCATCTGGCTTTGGACGGCGGGCCGGACGGGCTGCAGCCCTATCGCGACCTGGCGCCCGAGATCGCCCGCATCCTGCGCCCCGAAGGCGTCTTCGCCGTCGAGATCGGCTGGGACCAGGGCGAGGCGGTCAAGGCCCTGTTCGAGGCGGCCGGCTTCACCGACGTCAAGGTGGTCAAGGACCTGGCGGATCGCGACCGCGTCGTGACCAACGGTCCGGACCCCCGCGTGGGCCCCATCCCCGAGATCGAAGCGCCGCTGCAATAA
- a CDS encoding glutathione S-transferase N-terminal domain-containing protein: MKLYITTPSPFARKVRIVAREKGLADRIEEIVVDPYGNAPELLSTNPVVQVPTLIAEDGLPLNDSPVIAEYLDALGAGPRLLPPEGAERLRVKRLETLGNAALEMGVKLVLEKRRPEQERSASWIERWTVNMGRALDALEAAAPDAEALDMGVLTAGVAVTWIGFRHPDYDWKTGRPNLVALQTALEQRPSFIDTYPV, translated from the coding sequence ATGAAACTCTACATCACCACCCCGTCGCCCTTCGCGCGCAAGGTGCGCATCGTCGCCCGTGAAAAGGGTCTGGCCGACCGTATCGAGGAGATCGTCGTCGATCCCTACGGCAATGCGCCGGAGCTGCTGTCGACCAATCCGGTGGTGCAGGTGCCGACCCTGATCGCCGAGGACGGCCTGCCGCTGAACGACAGCCCGGTGATCGCTGAATACCTGGACGCCCTGGGCGCCGGCCCGCGCCTGCTGCCGCCGGAAGGCGCAGAGCGTCTGCGGGTCAAGCGGCTGGAGACGCTCGGCAACGCCGCGCTCGAGATGGGCGTCAAACTGGTGCTGGAGAAGCGCCGCCCGGAGCAGGAGCGCTCGGCGTCCTGGATCGAGCGCTGGACCGTCAATATGGGCCGCGCCCTGGACGCGCTGGAAGCCGCCGCGCCGGACGCCGAGGCGCTGGACATGGGCGTGCTGACGGCGGGCGTCGCCGTCACCTGGATCGGCTTCCGCCACCCGGACTACGACTGGAAGACCGGGCGCCCGAACCTGGTCGCCCTGCAGACGGCGCTGGAGCAGCGGCCCAGCTTCATCGACACCTATCCCGTCTGA
- a CDS encoding response regulator, whose product MTHQKPPEGAPVGITPGADVARLCALYDGLLTPGSPAISPAAEKELKALANIFDLDAERPAAELWPYVRAVLVRQAPPEPAAASTPVEPRTVLLVEDDADAAADLTEALDAAGHRVIGPFHSAEAAEAATALHAIDLALLDINLSGEATGVDLARKLKSRWGMPVIFLSGDVTAAAHNAELAAAMVIKPYSGRDVLDAIARLEGA is encoded by the coding sequence ATGACACATCAAAAACCTCCTGAAGGGGCGCCGGTGGGCATCACGCCGGGCGCCGATGTCGCGCGCCTGTGCGCGCTCTACGACGGCCTGCTGACGCCGGGCTCACCTGCCATAAGTCCCGCCGCCGAAAAGGAATTGAAGGCGCTCGCCAACATCTTCGACCTGGACGCCGAGCGGCCCGCCGCCGAACTGTGGCCCTATGTCCGCGCGGTCCTGGTGCGGCAGGCGCCGCCGGAGCCGGCGGCGGCCTCCACGCCGGTCGAGCCCCGCACCGTCCTGCTGGTCGAGGACGACGCCGACGCCGCCGCCGACCTGACCGAGGCGCTGGACGCCGCCGGACATCGCGTGATCGGCCCCTTCCACAGCGCCGAAGCGGCCGAGGCGGCGACCGCCCTGCACGCCATCGACCTGGCCCTGCTGGACATCAATCTGTCGGGCGAGGCGACCGGCGTCGACCTGGCGCGCAAGCTGAAATCGCGCTGGGGCATGCCGGTCATCTTCCTGTCGGGCGACGTCACGGCGGCGGCGCACAACGCCGAGTTGGCCGCCGCCATGGTGATCAAACCCTACAGCGGGCGCGACGTGCTGGACGCCATCGCCCGGCTGGAGGGGGCCTGA
- the prfA gene encoding peptide chain release factor 1 produces MRLPQARLDQVLDRFHQVEARMGAATDGAEIVRLSKEHAELKPVADAVQALARARAEIEDLKAMAADPEMAALAADELDALTARLPELEREVALLLAPRDADENASAVLEVRAGTGGDEAALFAGDLFRMYSRYASTRGWRVEIDSATEGDAGGFKEIIATVSGEGVFGRLKFESGVHRVQRVPTTEAGGRIHTSAATVAVLPEVEDVEIEILDKDIRIDTFRASGSGGQHVNKTDSAVRITHLPTGIVATSSEKSQHVNRDKAMKNLRIRLYDMQRQAKDAARSDARKSQVGSGDRSERIRTYNFPQGRVTDHRIGLTLHSLPQILEGDLAPLLDALIAEDQAARLADLEAEFA; encoded by the coding sequence TTGCGACTGCCCCAGGCCCGGCTCGATCAGGTGCTCGACCGCTTCCATCAGGTGGAGGCCCGGATGGGCGCCGCCACGGACGGCGCCGAGATCGTGCGCCTGTCGAAAGAGCACGCCGAGCTCAAGCCCGTGGCCGATGCGGTTCAGGCGCTGGCGCGCGCCCGCGCCGAGATCGAAGACCTGAAAGCCATGGCCGCCGACCCGGAAATGGCCGCCCTGGCCGCCGATGAACTGGACGCCCTGACCGCACGCCTGCCGGAACTGGAGCGCGAGGTCGCCCTGCTGCTGGCGCCGCGCGACGCCGATGAAAACGCCTCGGCCGTGCTTGAAGTGCGCGCCGGCACCGGCGGAGATGAGGCGGCGCTGTTCGCGGGCGACCTGTTCCGCATGTATTCGCGCTACGCCTCCACGCGCGGCTGGCGCGTCGAGATCGACAGCGCCACCGAGGGCGATGCGGGCGGCTTCAAGGAAATCATCGCCACCGTCAGCGGCGAAGGCGTGTTCGGTCGTCTGAAGTTTGAAAGCGGCGTCCACCGCGTCCAGCGCGTGCCGACCACCGAGGCGGGCGGACGCATCCACACCTCGGCGGCCACGGTCGCCGTCCTGCCCGAGGTCGAGGACGTCGAGATCGAGATCCTGGACAAGGACATCCGCATCGACACCTTCCGCGCCTCCGGCTCGGGCGGCCAGCACGTCAACAAAACGGATTCGGCGGTGCGCATCACCCACCTGCCCACCGGCATCGTCGCCACTTCGTCGGAGAAGTCGCAGCACGTGAACCGGGACAAGGCGATGAAAAACCTGCGCATCCGCCTGTACGACATGCAGCGCCAGGCCAAGGACGCCGCTCGGTCCGACGCGCGCAAGTCTCAGGTAGGCTCGGGCGACCGGTCCGAGCGCATTCGCACCTACAACTTCCCGCAAGGGCGCGTGACTGATCACCGCATCGGCCTGACCCTGCACAGCCTGCCGCAGATTCTGGAAGGCGACCTGGCCCCTTTGCTTGACGCCCTGATCGCCGAGGATCAGGCCGCTCGCCTGGCCGATCTGGAAGCTGAGTTCGCTTAA
- the ptsP gene encoding phosphoenolpyruvate--protein phosphotransferase, with the protein MVKGAAVTARGPRLLLRQIREALAGPGGGAPAQTRLNMVVRIIARSMVAEVCSIYLRRASGELELFATEGLNPEAVHNTRLRPGEGLVGEVARTAEPLSLSDAQSHPSFSYRPETGEDPYHAFLGAPLLRGGRAIGVLVVQNRAARRYDEEEIEDIQTIAMVLAETVASGELLALEELRDVEVAPHRPERLRGQKFAEGLSFGRAVLHEAPIAPEQLLADDPVAEEVRLKAALDGLRTSIDALLEGSQGKLGGTPYEVLETYRMFADDRGWNRSLEEAVRSGLTAEAAVDRVRNEHRARFANARDPYIRERLHDFEDLANRLLRLMAGDHPGQRDLPDDAILVAKNLGPADLLEYPRHKLRGLLLEEGSAAAHAAIVARALQIPCVGRLQGLRDRLTEGDQVIVDGETGEAYLRPRPDMLAAVESRMAVRAQQRAEFDQLRDTPAVTKDGKRIVLLTNAGLAVDLENLDATGAEGIGLFRTEFQFMVSDELPRLDSQTALYKLVLDAAGDRPVTFRTLDIGGDKVLPYLDNEREENPALGRRAIRLGLDRPALLRMQLRALLTAAAGRELRVMFPMIATVDEFRAARELVDIECDWARRRGRPLPSLLRVGAMIECPSLLWHLDALLPLTDFVSIGTNDLMQYMFASDRTNPRVSERYDALSPPFLRALAEIQQKCADSATPVSVCGELAGRPLEAFALITLGYSRLSAPAGGVGPVKRMILSADLNAARRGMNVLLGSSAGSVRGEIESLARKLNVEV; encoded by the coding sequence ATGGTAAAGGGCGCAGCAGTGACGGCGAGGGGGCCACGCCTCCTGTTGCGCCAGATCCGCGAGGCCCTGGCCGGGCCGGGGGGCGGCGCGCCGGCCCAGACCCGGCTGAACATGGTGGTGCGGATCATCGCCCGCTCCATGGTGGCCGAGGTCTGCTCCATCTATCTGCGGCGCGCCTCGGGCGAGCTGGAGCTGTTCGCCACCGAGGGGCTGAACCCCGAGGCCGTCCATAACACCCGCCTGCGCCCCGGCGAGGGGCTGGTCGGCGAGGTGGCCCGCACGGCCGAGCCGCTGAGCCTGTCGGACGCCCAGTCGCACCCCAGCTTCTCCTACCGGCCGGAAACGGGCGAAGACCCCTATCACGCCTTCCTCGGCGCGCCCCTGCTGCGCGGCGGCCGGGCCATCGGCGTCCTGGTCGTCCAGAACCGCGCCGCTCGTCGCTATGACGAGGAAGAGATCGAGGACATCCAGACCATCGCCATGGTCCTGGCCGAGACGGTGGCCTCGGGCGAGCTGCTGGCGCTGGAGGAGTTGCGCGACGTCGAGGTGGCGCCTCATCGGCCCGAACGGCTGCGGGGACAGAAGTTCGCCGAAGGCCTGTCCTTCGGTCGGGCGGTGCTGCACGAGGCGCCGATCGCGCCCGAACAGCTTCTGGCCGACGACCCGGTCGCCGAGGAGGTCCGCCTGAAGGCGGCGCTGGACGGTCTGCGCACCAGCATCGACGCCCTGCTGGAAGGCAGTCAGGGCAAGCTGGGCGGCACCCCCTATGAGGTGCTGGAGACCTATCGCATGTTCGCCGACGACCGGGGCTGGAACCGGTCGCTGGAGGAGGCGGTGCGCTCTGGCCTGACGGCCGAGGCCGCCGTCGACCGCGTCCGCAACGAGCACCGCGCCCGCTTCGCCAACGCGCGCGACCCCTACATCCGCGAGCGGCTGCACGACTTCGAGGACCTGGCCAACCGCCTGCTGCGTCTGATGGCGGGCGACCATCCGGGCCAGCGCGACCTGCCCGACGACGCGATCCTGGTGGCCAAGAATCTGGGTCCGGCGGACCTGCTGGAATATCCGCGCCACAAGCTGCGCGGCCTGCTGCTGGAAGAGGGCTCCGCCGCCGCCCACGCGGCCATTGTCGCGCGCGCCCTGCAGATCCCTTGCGTCGGCCGCCTTCAGGGCCTGCGCGACCGCCTGACCGAGGGCGATCAGGTGATCGTCGACGGCGAGACGGGCGAGGCCTATCTGCGGCCGCGTCCGGACATGCTGGCGGCGGTCGAGAGCCGCATGGCCGTGCGCGCCCAGCAACGCGCCGAGTTCGACCAACTGCGCGACACCCCCGCCGTCACCAAGGACGGCAAACGCATCGTGCTGCTGACCAACGCCGGTCTGGCGGTGGATCTGGAGAATCTGGACGCCACCGGGGCTGAGGGCATCGGCCTGTTCCGCACCGAGTTCCAGTTCATGGTCTCGGACGAACTGCCGCGCCTGGACTCGCAGACGGCGCTCTACAAGCTGGTGCTGGATGCGGCGGGCGATCGGCCGGTCACCTTCCGCACGCTGGATATCGGCGGCGACAAGGTCCTGCCCTATCTGGACAATGAGCGCGAGGAGAACCCGGCGCTGGGGCGGCGCGCCATCCGTCTGGGGCTGGATCGTCCGGCCCTGCTGAGGATGCAGCTGCGCGCCCTGCTGACCGCCGCCGCCGGGCGCGAACTGCGCGTCATGTTCCCGATGATCGCCACGGTGGACGAGTTCAGGGCCGCGCGCGAACTGGTCGACATTGAATGCGACTGGGCGCGGCGCCGGGGGCGCCCGCTGCCGTCCCTGCTGCGCGTCGGGGCCATGATCGAGTGCCCCAGCCTGCTGTGGCACCTGGACGCCCTGCTGCCGCTGACCGACTTCGTCTCGATCGGCACCAACGACCTGATGCAGTATATGTTCGCCTCCGACCGCACGAACCCGCGGGTGTCCGAGCGTTATGACGCCCTGTCGCCGCCCTTCCTGCGCGCCCTGGCCGAGATCCAGCAGAAGTGCGCCGACAGCGCCACGCCGGTCTCCGTCTGCGGCGAACTGGCGGGCCGCCCGCTGGAGGCCTTCGCCCTGATCACCCTGGGCTACAGCCGCCTGTCCGCCCCCGCGGGCGGGGTGGGGCCTGTCAAGCGCATGATCCTGTCGGCCGATCTGAACGCCGCTCGGCGCGGCATGAACGTCCTGCTCGGCTCCTCAGCCGGGTCGGTGCGCGGCGAGATCGAGTCGCTGGCGCGCAAGCTGAACGTGGAAGTCTAG
- a CDS encoding sulfite exporter TauE/SafE family protein, with protein METFFLFLLVGVLAQAVDGALGMAYGVISSSVLLALGVPPATASASVHAAEVFTTAASAGSHAWHKNVEWRLMAPLAVAGVIGGVLGAYVLTGLEAAVIKPFIVAYLALIGVWILWRAGHDIPHRRLPAWITGPLGLVGGFLDAIGGGGWGPTVSSTLVGAGHEPRKAIGTVNTAEFFLTVAVSATFVWALVTGHWEEAGALQNHAAAVGGLVVGGLIAAPFAGLIVKKVPRKVLTYAVGGLLIVLAAFQGYQLLT; from the coding sequence ATGGAAACCTTCTTCCTGTTTCTGCTGGTCGGCGTCCTGGCCCAGGCGGTCGATGGGGCGCTCGGCATGGCCTATGGAGTCATCTCGTCGTCCGTCCTTCTGGCGCTGGGGGTGCCCCCGGCCACGGCGTCGGCCAGCGTTCACGCCGCCGAAGTCTTCACCACCGCCGCCTCGGCGGGCAGCCACGCCTGGCACAAGAACGTCGAATGGCGGCTGATGGCGCCGCTGGCCGTCGCCGGGGTGATCGGCGGGGTGCTGGGCGCCTATGTGCTGACCGGGCTGGAAGCGGCGGTGATCAAGCCTTTCATCGTCGCCTATCTGGCCCTGATCGGGGTGTGGATTCTGTGGCGGGCCGGGCACGATATTCCGCATCGTCGCCTGCCCGCCTGGATCACCGGGCCGCTGGGACTGGTCGGCGGCTTTCTGGACGCGATCGGCGGCGGAGGCTGGGGGCCGACCGTCTCCTCGACCCTGGTCGGCGCCGGGCACGAGCCGCGCAAGGCCATCGGCACGGTCAACACGGCCGAGTTCTTCCTGACCGTCGCCGTCTCGGCCACTTTCGTCTGGGCCCTGGTCACCGGCCACTGGGAAGAAGCCGGGGCCCTTCAGAATCACGCCGCCGCTGTGGGCGGACTGGTCGTCGGCGGGCTGATCGCCGCCCCCTTCGCCGGCCTGATCGTCAAGAAGGTGCCGCGCAAGGTGCTGACCTATGCCGTCGGCGGCCTCTTGATCGTGCTGGCGGCGTTCCAGGGCTATCAGCTCCTGACCTAA
- a CDS encoding YihY/virulence factor BrkB family protein — MGIHDLLKSNRRRSRRRPSHSSTRGGGGLVRYLAAAAGGLATGATAAHLLYTQGHRFGLELRPARPDVLPPRDPTPEDYDAKEPGRGRLAQRPLQIPHKGWVDILWRTVMGYFGDRVGFVAGGVTFFMLLALFPTLGAFVTIYGLFADPTDAWGQLSFLYEILPSNVAQFLGAEMTRLAGNSTGQLTFTLVWTLLLTLLAANGGIKTLFYGLNLAYHEVERRNIVVYNLMCMAFTVSAMAAVLLSSALVVGVPLVLAVFGLQDEWAYLAPLRWPLLFFGYVGALALIYRLGPSRARARWRWLTPGALFAATMSLLVSFLFSWFLTNFVRTDSYGPLAAAMGFLLWTWFSVQVILMGARLNAEIEHQTAQDTTIGPPLPIGERGAVMADSVGARRGNPAALAYTLKYAESLGDRVLKRGARKRRR, encoded by the coding sequence ATGGGGATTCACGACCTGCTCAAATCGAACCGTCGCCGTTCAAGGCGTCGCCCGTCTCATTCCTCGACGAGAGGCGGCGGCGGCCTGGTGCGTTATCTGGCGGCTGCGGCCGGCGGGCTGGCGACCGGAGCCACCGCCGCCCACCTGCTCTATACGCAAGGCCATCGCTTCGGCCTTGAGCTGCGGCCGGCGCGCCCCGACGTCCTGCCGCCGCGCGATCCGACGCCCGAGGACTATGACGCCAAGGAGCCGGGACGCGGTCGCCTGGCCCAGCGGCCGTTGCAAATCCCGCACAAGGGCTGGGTCGATATCCTGTGGCGCACGGTGATGGGCTATTTCGGCGACCGGGTCGGCTTCGTGGCGGGGGGCGTGACCTTCTTCATGCTGCTGGCGCTGTTCCCGACGCTGGGCGCCTTCGTCACCATCTACGGCCTGTTCGCCGATCCGACCGACGCCTGGGGCCAGCTCAGCTTCCTCTATGAGATTCTGCCCTCGAACGTAGCGCAGTTCCTGGGGGCTGAGATGACGCGGCTGGCGGGCAATTCCACCGGCCAGCTGACCTTCACCCTGGTGTGGACCCTGCTGCTGACGCTGTTGGCGGCGAACGGGGGCATCAAGACGCTCTTCTACGGCTTGAATCTCGCCTATCACGAGGTCGAGCGGCGCAACATCGTGGTCTACAACCTGATGTGCATGGCCTTCACCGTCTCGGCGATGGCGGCGGTGCTGCTGAGTTCGGCTCTGGTGGTCGGCGTGCCCTTGGTGCTGGCGGTGTTCGGGCTTCAAGACGAATGGGCCTATCTGGCCCCCTTGCGCTGGCCCCTGCTGTTCTTCGGCTATGTCGGCGCGCTGGCCCTGATCTACCGGCTGGGGCCGAGCCGGGCGCGGGCGCGGTGGCGCTGGCTGACGCCGGGCGCCCTGTTCGCAGCGACGATGAGCCTGCTGGTCTCCTTCCTGTTCAGCTGGTTCCTGACCAATTTCGTGCGCACCGATTCCTACGGCCCGCTGGCGGCGGCCATGGGTTTCCTGCTGTGGACCTGGTTCTCGGTGCAGGTGATCCTGATGGGCGCGCGTCTGAACGCCGAGATCGAACACCAGACGGCCCAGGATACGACCATCGGCCCGCCCCTGCCCATCGGCGAGCGGGGCGCGGTGATGGCCGATTCCGTCGGGGCCCGACGCGGCAACCCCGCCGCCCTGGCCTATACGCTGAAATACGCCGAGAGCCTGGGCGACCGGGTGCTGAAGCGAGGCGCCCGCAAGAGACGGCGCTGA
- the ispG gene encoding flavodoxin-dependent (E)-4-hydroxy-3-methylbut-2-enyl-diphosphate synthase produces the protein MSDHSSELGHVRPWRHIERRKSRQIMVGSVPVGGGAPISVQSMTNTPTADAAATLEQIRQLEEAGADIVRVSCPDEESTAAFRTIAREARVPLVADIHFHYRRGIEAAQAGAACLRINPGNIGSIERVKEVVQAARDHGCSMRIGVNAGSLEKELLEKYGEPCPDAMVESALNHARILQDLDFHEFKISVKASDPFLTVAAYQQLADAIDCPLHLGVTEAGPLRTGTIKSAIGMGNMLWSGIGDTIRVSLAADPVEEIKVGFDILKSLGLRHRGVNIIACPSCARQGFNVIETVGILEERLAHISTAMSLSIIGCVVNGPGEALYTDVGFTGGGKGAGMVYLNGKIAHKQANDGMIEEIVAQVEAKAAELDAARAAPAALNAAE, from the coding sequence ATGAGCGACCACAGTTCAGAACTCGGCCACGTCCGCCCCTGGCGCCACATCGAGCGCCGCAAGAGCCGCCAGATCATGGTCGGCTCCGTTCCCGTCGGCGGGGGCGCGCCGATCAGCGTCCAGTCGATGACCAATACGCCGACCGCCGATGCGGCGGCGACGCTGGAGCAGATTCGTCAGCTGGAGGAGGCCGGGGCCGACATCGTCCGAGTCTCTTGCCCGGATGAGGAGTCCACGGCGGCCTTCAGGACCATTGCGCGCGAGGCCCGCGTGCCGCTGGTGGCCGACATCCATTTCCATTACCGCCGGGGCATCGAGGCGGCCCAGGCGGGCGCCGCCTGCCTGCGCATCAACCCCGGCAACATCGGCTCGATCGAGCGGGTCAAGGAGGTCGTTCAGGCCGCCCGCGACCACGGCTGCTCCATGCGCATCGGCGTCAACGCCGGGTCGCTTGAGAAGGAGTTGCTGGAGAAATACGGCGAGCCCTGCCCCGACGCTATGGTCGAAAGCGCCCTGAACCACGCCCGCATCCTGCAGGACCTGGACTTCCACGAGTTCAAGATTTCGGTGAAGGCGTCCGACCCCTTCCTGACGGTCGCCGCCTATCAGCAGCTGGCCGACGCCATCGACTGCCCCCTGCACCTGGGCGTGACCGAGGCGGGGCCGCTGCGCACCGGTACGATCAAATCGGCCATCGGCATGGGCAATATGCTGTGGTCGGGCATCGGCGACACCATCCGCGTGTCCCTGGCCGCCGATCCGGTCGAAGAGATCAAGGTCGGTTTCGACATCCTCAAGTCGCTGGGCCTGCGTCACCGGGGGGTGAACATCATCGCCTGCCCGTCGTGCGCCCGTCAGGGCTTCAACGTCATCGAGACGGTGGGGATTCTGGAAGAGCGGCTGGCGCACATCTCGACCGCCATGTCGCTGTCGATCATCGGCTGCGTCGTCAACGGGCCGGGCGAGGCCCTCTATACCGACGTCGGCTTCACCGGCGGCGGCAAGGGGGCGGGCATGGTCTATCTGAACGGCAAGATCGCCCACAAACAGGCCAACGACGGCATGATCGAGGAGATCGTCGCCCAGGTCGAAGCCAAGGCCGCCGAACTGGACGCCGCCCGCGCGGCTCCCGCCGCCCTCAACGCCGCCGAGTAA
- a CDS encoding helix-turn-helix domain-containing protein: protein MDQDRQAAFDFDADATLDQTPEPTPQPAPEDPSDDSLGATLRAARLASGLSMAQLSTMTRVHPRFLTALEQAEYAALPSRIFSMGYVRAYAGALGLDELNAVERFKQEYPDAAVPLQPPTGAALQQMRQNSPKILGVIGAFLAVVVGWNVFQRLNRIEAPHPSDLVAVPKDWAEQADRQRDRALYLGAPRAAPPDQTTPAMYITPGLEAQLTGIDPDDPNAAPPPAPPVQAAFNPRGAIYGASATVSQVTLQARKPAILVIRQGDGRILFARQLAAGEAWRAPPGLSATIDTPDPEAFDVYLNGEHGGVLPAPQSPLGTLNNRAQAAARESEARAAAAVEARARAAQAAAAAAAATAPGPQPYQPAAAPVAQPPAA from the coding sequence ATGGACCAGGATCGGCAAGCCGCGTTCGACTTCGACGCCGACGCGACGCTGGATCAGACCCCTGAGCCGACGCCCCAGCCGGCGCCGGAAGATCCCTCGGATGATTCCCTGGGCGCGACTTTGCGCGCCGCGCGTCTGGCCTCGGGCCTGTCGATGGCCCAGCTTTCGACCATGACGCGGGTGCATCCGCGTTTCCTGACGGCGCTGGAGCAGGCTGAGTACGCCGCCCTGCCGTCGCGCATCTTCTCGATGGGCTATGTGCGCGCCTATGCGGGCGCCTTGGGGCTGGACGAGCTGAACGCGGTCGAGCGGTTCAAGCAGGAATATCCCGATGCGGCCGTGCCGTTGCAGCCGCCGACGGGCGCCGCCTTGCAGCAGATGCGCCAGAACTCGCCCAAGATCCTGGGCGTCATCGGCGCCTTTCTGGCGGTGGTGGTCGGCTGGAACGTGTTTCAGCGTCTGAACCGCATCGAGGCGCCGCACCCGTCGGATCTGGTCGCCGTGCCCAAGGACTGGGCCGAGCAGGCCGACCGCCAGCGCGACCGCGCCCTCTACCTCGGCGCCCCCCGGGCCGCCCCGCCGGATCAGACCACGCCGGCCATGTACATCACGCCGGGCCTGGAGGCGCAGCTGACCGGCATCGACCCGGACGACCCCAACGCCGCGCCGCCGCCGGCCCCGCCGGTGCAGGCCGCCTTCAACCCGCGCGGCGCCATCTACGGCGCCTCGGCCACGGTGTCGCAGGTCACGCTTCAGGCCCGCAAACCCGCCATCCTGGTTATCCGTCAGGGCGACGGCCGCATCCTGTTCGCGCGCCAACTGGCGGCGGGCGAAGCCTGGCGCGCGCCGCCCGGCCTGTCGGCGACCATCGACACGCCCGATCCGGAGGCGTTCGACGTCTATCTGAACGGCGAGCATGGCGGCGTCCTGCCCGCGCCTCAGTCGCCGCTGGGCACGCTGAACAATCGCGCCCAGGCCGCCGCGCGCGAATCCGAGGCGCGCGCCGCCGCCGCCGTCGAGGCCCGCGCCCGCGCCGCCCAGGCCGCTGCGGCGGCCGCCGCAGCGACGGCGCCGGGACCGCAGCCGTATCAGCCTGCCGCTGCCCCGGTCGCCCAGCCGCCCGCCGCCTGA